One window from the genome of Rariglobus hedericola encodes:
- a CDS encoding LacI family DNA-binding transcriptional regulator, translating to MNLRRMGSTIRELATATGLSVATVSMALRGTGRMSAETRARVQAAAKKAGYQPSLLLSKALSMVRQPEGKRHYRETLGFIAEFAVKGGPSFQRNIYEGAVERAHKVGFNIEPFVLAEKPAEHRQLGRMLRARGIRGLVIMPRLLHRMPRMFMPWEHFAAVEIGKTIWTPRNLHRVERPLYYELIEAFHVLKRVGYKRIGLAVEPMEDKNRRGVYTAAYLLWQRRIRQPLAPFSTEAWTIEKFRVWFEEQRPDVIVVHDTRSIPVWLKTMGVKVPDEVSVFSSNVGETNISGLRADLPGLGSGAVEMLSLLLDHNELGLSPRPRCWEVEDYWQPGDTLSRPIADYISADGTVVLGRFAGSPSISG from the coding sequence GTGAACCTCCGCCGCATGGGATCCACTATCCGTGAGCTTGCCACCGCCACGGGCCTGAGTGTCGCCACCGTTTCGATGGCCCTGCGCGGCACCGGCCGCATGTCCGCCGAGACCCGCGCCCGCGTCCAGGCGGCCGCCAAAAAAGCCGGCTACCAGCCGTCCCTGCTTCTCTCCAAGGCGCTCTCCATGGTGCGGCAGCCCGAAGGCAAGCGGCACTATCGAGAGACTCTCGGTTTCATCGCCGAATTCGCCGTGAAAGGCGGCCCCTCCTTCCAGCGCAATATTTACGAGGGCGCCGTCGAACGCGCCCACAAGGTGGGATTCAACATCGAGCCTTTTGTCCTCGCTGAAAAACCCGCCGAGCACCGCCAGCTTGGCCGCATGCTGCGCGCGCGCGGCATCCGCGGGCTCGTCATCATGCCGCGTCTCCTGCACCGCATGCCCCGCATGTTTATGCCGTGGGAGCATTTCGCCGCGGTGGAAATCGGCAAAACCATCTGGACGCCGCGCAACCTCCACCGCGTGGAGCGCCCTCTTTATTATGAACTCATCGAGGCCTTCCACGTGTTGAAGCGCGTAGGCTACAAACGCATCGGCCTGGCCGTGGAACCGATGGAGGACAAGAACCGCCGTGGCGTTTACACTGCGGCTTATTTGCTCTGGCAGCGACGTATTCGGCAGCCGCTCGCGCCTTTTTCGACCGAGGCCTGGACAATCGAAAAATTCCGCGTGTGGTTCGAGGAACAACGTCCCGATGTCATCGTCGTGCATGACACCCGCAGCATCCCCGTCTGGTTGAAAACCATGGGGGTAAAAGTCCCGGACGAGGTGTCCGTCTTCAGCTCCAATGTCGGCGAGACGAACATCTCCGGCCTGCGAGCGGATCTACCCGGATTGGGAAGCGGTGCGGTCGAAATGCTTTCACTCCTGCTCGATCACAACGAACTCGGCCTCTCCCCGCGGCCTCGCTGCTGGGAGGTCGAAGACTACTGGCAGCCGGGCGACACGCTGAGCCGGCCCATCGCCGATTACATCTCGGCCGACGGCACCGTCGTGCTCGGCCGCTTCGCAGGCAGTCCGTCCATCAGCGGCTGA
- a CDS encoding SMI1/KNR4 family protein, which yields MNNYFPKFQESIKTQRVLKASNYARFVRQAPQGIMRDQSYNLPVILYEDEGTTIFRTSSYARSPGGDTVAQIEALLQNRLPDDFRAFYASYAEALAVTRSYPIHFWDIEKIKEWFADMRYSKPYPLRFIRFGEYWDLGSTQFALWQKNPDKPDWMVVTTSVGQHDDQYDDPNFTDYYKLGDSFSGWLEDWIARDGLPDPFMKLGPEGGFLDPVDASRKP from the coding sequence ATGAACAACTACTTCCCTAAATTTCAAGAGTCGATCAAGACTCAACGAGTGCTCAAGGCGTCTAATTATGCGAGGTTCGTAAGGCAAGCACCCCAAGGAATTATGCGGGACCAATCCTATAATTTACCGGTTATTTTATATGAAGATGAAGGCACCACCATCTTCCGCACGTCTAGTTATGCACGCAGCCCTGGTGGAGATACTGTGGCCCAAATAGAGGCTCTCCTCCAGAATCGTTTACCCGATGACTTCCGTGCTTTTTATGCCAGCTACGCGGAGGCGTTGGCTGTCACTAGGAGTTATCCCATACATTTTTGGGACATAGAAAAAATTAAAGAATGGTTTGCAGACATGCGTTATAGTAAACCCTACCCATTGCGCTTCATAAGATTTGGTGAGTATTGGGATTTGGGCTCCACGCAATTCGCTCTATGGCAAAAAAACCCAGATAAGCCCGATTGGATGGTGGTAACTACTTCTGTCGGGCAGCATGATGATCAATATGACGACCCAAACTTCACCGATTATTATAAATTGGGCGACTCCTTTAGTGGTTGGCTGGAAGATTGGATCGCGCGCGACGGACTTCCCGATCCCTTCATGAAGCTTGGGCCGGAGGGTGGATTTCTTGATCCTGTGGATGCATCGAGGAAACCCTAG
- a CDS encoding choice-of-anchor D domain-containing protein: MKRKPFCLLVASLLVAAALPLSASVRMSSNLNTTENRATYVTSSGWALPAGDWTIGIWDNNIQGNGGALISGPIDLVYVSPGRNLEKEGRFLVGGQDAAGNLFGSGGKALQNAIDGTLPLGYPGRSTGKFSPRLHIIRRNAGKSEYLVAEAGHGPVLVCSETRAFGATATTNWSLACIDGWAELYDSDLEGFFFATASVSNKDIALMAAGHKPSSAASLSGNLKVYFPLETAMTAQTQDPLPLVNQGSDSAVVLRRVGTSTRFQDGPLLRGSVGENTAPGEVTEPTNVVALSSFEPFQIIRHLNGSANVQFTGFDYGTGSAKIEIRFLDVEHSTSTAWQTLVASSPGGGAAIQATIPVAKGYWQTIEVRRTNSAGGTGDSSRPNRTWSRWAVGEIIVAMGDSIQGQVQSTATANRVVPNGFTTKYLSDYPNTIPSDTNPLSKGMWNLLKGSGMGGGTQGENELANNLSAASQCCVGVMVNWAGATRLALWNGRLSSAPYDNAKSFWLANGGLNKPSVITWVGNKASCGVDDFYADLNAFRDKLNVDLGENTWRLILAPVPIMFDGTSIPGMQSLRNDCYRWVRDNADVGAYAGISVDHLTQTGSTPPDYVHPTPDAWNIMGPRWGNAAGYLRDQVNYADPRAGEIKKFSRDGNTLLVEVQLYAGTALSLKNPAAKISGLSLSADNFTSLIPIASTTMVNATTFRITPPAGTTLPAGTLKLRYLYGRPGTATNATTLAQMGTDNILYVNAGPTNTLAVQPIYGTDGALAIDGASTPSPEVTVTGNAVGIADGDTTPSIADKTDFGSVNVASGSVTTTYTIQNQGTAALTINSVTLGGTHAADFAIITQPAASVAAGGSTTFSVRFDPSVAGTRTATVSFGNNDADENPYNFSVQGTGAAATQEVILDNTSPTGVTILPAGGWPASTTVAGYYGTNYIHDGNTGGGKSVRFTPTLPATGNYEVFAWWTSGGTSGGRATNVPIDIITSGAPEYVSLNQTLPGSPWQSLGVYHFNAGTSGSVLISNTGADGSVIVDAIKFTLIAPPLVNPSFETDASGSQTINGWTESGAVTASSVSSSVSAQNGSKYLGVWEGTPSSFTSQTMSSLPNGLYTLKAWTQRSTAGYVAQMEATPGGGATQAIAIPVGNTTWTQITLTNINVTNGSCTIGFRSTSPVSGAALRIDSVEFYKQ, from the coding sequence ATGAAAAGAAAACCGTTTTGTCTCTTGGTCGCGTCGCTCCTCGTGGCCGCCGCTTTGCCCCTGTCCGCATCCGTTCGGATGTCGTCCAATCTGAATACAACCGAAAACCGCGCCACCTATGTCACGTCTTCGGGCTGGGCGTTGCCCGCAGGGGATTGGACGATCGGTATCTGGGACAATAATATTCAGGGGAATGGCGGCGCGCTCATCAGCGGCCCCATCGATCTGGTCTATGTCTCACCGGGCCGAAACCTTGAGAAGGAGGGGCGGTTCCTGGTCGGCGGTCAGGATGCCGCCGGGAATCTTTTCGGCAGCGGCGGCAAGGCGCTGCAAAACGCCATCGATGGAACGCTGCCCCTGGGTTATCCGGGGCGCAGCACGGGCAAGTTCAGCCCGCGCCTTCATATCATTCGTCGCAACGCGGGTAAGAGCGAATACCTGGTGGCCGAAGCGGGGCATGGGCCCGTCCTTGTGTGCAGCGAGACACGCGCTTTCGGCGCGACCGCGACCACGAACTGGAGCCTGGCATGTATCGATGGCTGGGCCGAACTGTATGACTCCGATCTCGAGGGGTTTTTCTTCGCCACGGCGTCGGTGAGCAACAAGGACATCGCCCTGATGGCGGCCGGCCACAAGCCCTCCAGCGCCGCGAGCCTCTCGGGAAATTTGAAGGTGTATTTCCCGCTGGAAACGGCGATGACCGCCCAAACACAGGATCCGCTGCCCTTGGTTAATCAGGGAAGCGACTCCGCCGTGGTGCTCAGGCGCGTGGGCACATCCACCCGGTTTCAAGACGGCCCCCTGTTGCGCGGTTCCGTCGGTGAGAACACCGCGCCCGGGGAAGTCACGGAGCCCACCAATGTGGTGGCGCTTAGCAGCTTTGAGCCCTTCCAGATCATCCGCCACTTGAACGGGTCGGCCAATGTTCAGTTTACCGGCTTCGACTACGGCACGGGTTCGGCGAAGATCGAAATCCGCTTCCTGGATGTGGAGCACTCCACATCGACCGCGTGGCAAACCCTCGTCGCCAGTTCCCCCGGCGGAGGAGCCGCGATCCAGGCGACCATTCCCGTGGCGAAGGGTTATTGGCAAACCATCGAAGTCCGGCGGACCAATTCGGCGGGCGGCACAGGAGACAGCAGTCGTCCCAACCGGACCTGGTCGCGGTGGGCGGTGGGCGAAATCATCGTGGCGATGGGCGATAGCATCCAAGGTCAGGTGCAATCGACCGCGACGGCCAACCGTGTTGTGCCGAATGGCTTCACCACAAAGTATCTGAGCGATTACCCGAACACGATTCCCAGCGACACGAATCCCCTCTCGAAAGGCATGTGGAATCTCCTGAAAGGCTCCGGCATGGGCGGGGGCACCCAAGGCGAAAACGAATTGGCCAATAATTTGTCCGCTGCTTCCCAGTGCTGTGTCGGCGTGATGGTGAATTGGGCCGGGGCCACGCGACTCGCCCTGTGGAACGGTCGCCTGAGCTCGGCGCCTTACGACAACGCCAAGTCCTTTTGGCTGGCCAACGGAGGCTTGAACAAGCCCAGCGTCATCACGTGGGTCGGGAACAAGGCCAGCTGCGGTGTAGATGATTTTTACGCCGACCTGAATGCCTTCAGGGACAAGCTGAATGTCGATCTCGGCGAGAATACGTGGCGGCTGATCCTGGCCCCGGTGCCGATCATGTTTGATGGGACCTCGATCCCCGGCATGCAGTCCTTGCGGAACGACTGCTACCGCTGGGTGCGCGACAACGCCGACGTCGGTGCCTACGCGGGTATCTCCGTAGATCACCTGACCCAGACTGGCTCCACGCCTCCCGACTATGTGCATCCCACCCCCGACGCTTGGAACATCATGGGGCCCCGCTGGGGCAATGCGGCCGGCTACCTCCGCGATCAGGTGAACTATGCCGACCCGCGCGCCGGCGAAATCAAGAAGTTCTCCCGCGACGGCAACACGCTGTTGGTCGAGGTGCAACTCTACGCCGGCACCGCGCTGAGCCTGAAAAATCCCGCGGCCAAGATTTCCGGGTTGTCCCTCTCGGCGGACAATTTCACCTCCCTCATCCCCATCGCCTCGACGACGATGGTGAATGCCACGACGTTCCGCATCACTCCGCCCGCGGGGACGACGTTGCCGGCGGGCACGCTTAAACTGCGTTACCTCTATGGCCGGCCCGGCACCGCGACCAACGCCACCACGCTGGCCCAAATGGGCACGGACAACATCCTCTATGTGAACGCCGGCCCGACCAACACCCTGGCGGTTCAGCCCATCTACGGAACGGATGGGGCGCTGGCGATAGACGGCGCCTCTACCCCGAGCCCTGAAGTCACTGTGACGGGAAATGCGGTGGGCATAGCGGATGGCGACACGACTCCGAGCATCGCGGATAAAACCGATTTCGGGTCCGTAAATGTGGCGAGCGGTTCCGTGACCACCACCTACACGATTCAGAATCAGGGCACCGCGGCGTTGACCATCAACTCCGTCACCCTCGGCGGAACGCATGCGGCGGACTTTGCGATCATCACCCAACCCGCGGCCTCGGTTGCGGCGGGAGGATCGACGACCTTTAGCGTGCGGTTCGACCCCAGCGTGGCGGGAACCCGGACGGCCACCGTGAGTTTTGGCAACAACGACGCCGATGAGAACCCCTACAACTTCTCCGTGCAGGGCACGGGCGCCGCCGCCACCCAAGAGGTGATCCTCGACAACACGTCGCCGACGGGTGTGACCATCCTGCCCGCAGGGGGCTGGCCAGCCTCGACGACCGTCGCGGGTTACTACGGGACTAACTACATCCATGATGGAAACACGGGCGGCGGGAAGAGCGTCCGGTTCACCCCGACCCTGCCGGCAACGGGCAACTACGAAGTATTCGCCTGGTGGACCTCGGGCGGCACGTCCGGCGGCCGAGCTACCAATGTGCCCATCGACATCATCACCAGCGGAGCGCCCGAATATGTGAGCCTCAACCAAACCCTACCGGGGAGTCCGTGGCAGTCGCTCGGCGTGTATCACTTCAACGCCGGAACCTCGGGCAGCGTCCTCATCAGCAACACCGGCGCCGATGGCAGCGTAATCGTGGACGCGATCAAGTTCACCCTCATCGCTCCGCCGCTGGTCAACCCCAGCTTCGAAACCGACGCGTCCGGCTCGCAAACGATCAACGGTTGGACGGAGTCTGGGGCGGTGACCGCGAGCAGCGTGTCATCCAGCGTGTCCGCGCAAAACGGCTCGAAATACCTGGGTGTCTGGGAAGGCACTCCGAGTTCGTTCACCTCCCAAACCATGTCCAGCCTGCCCAACGGCCTTTATACCCTGAAGGCCTGGACGCAGCGCAGCACAGCCGGATATGTCGCCCAAATGGAAGCCACGCCGGGTGGAGGAGCGACGCAGGCGATCGCCATCCCGGTCGGCAACACGACATGGACGCAGATAACGCTCACCAACATCAACGTCACGAATGGCAGCTGCACGATCGGGTTTCGCTCAACCTCCCCTGTGAGCGGCGCGGCACTCCGCATCGATTCGGTGGAGTTCTACAAACAATAA